One part of the Rutidosis leptorrhynchoides isolate AG116_Rl617_1_P2 chromosome 1, CSIRO_AGI_Rlap_v1, whole genome shotgun sequence genome encodes these proteins:
- the LOC139887629 gene encoding uncharacterized mitochondrial protein AtMg01250-like translates to MVDFAKGFDSVNWKYLLDIMRLMGFGVKWRTWIEACLESTSVSVLVNGSPTPEFSLQKGIRQGDPLSPFLFLIAGEGLNFLANAASNLGHIKGVEIGADKVRVSHLQYADDTIFIGEWGMRNT, encoded by the exons ATGG TCGATTTTGCGAAAGGCTTTGATAGTGTTAATTGGAAATATTTGCTTGATATAATGAGACTTATGGGATTTGGGGTTAAATGGCGAACGTGGATTGAGGCGTGTCTCGAATCAACCTCTGTCTCGGTACTAGTTAATGGATCCCCCACCCCGGAATTTTCACTTCAGAAGGGTATAAGGCAGGGGGACCCGCTGTCCCCGTTTTTGTTTTTAATTGCCGGAGAAGGGTTAAATTTTCTGGCAAACGCAGCGAGTAACCTGGGACATATAAAAGGGGTAGAAATTGGGGCGgataaagttcgtgtgtcacattTACAATATGCGGACGATACGATTTTTATCGGAGAATGGGGTATGAGGAATACGTGA
- the LOC139863553 gene encoding 1-aminocyclopropane-1-carboxylate synthase-like, which yields MEVALNNNKFLSNIATNDGHGENSPYFDGWKAYDTNPYHPQNNPTGVIQMGLAENQLCFDLIQEWIGRHPQASICTPQGDFGFKEIAIFQDYHGLPQFRAAIANFMSRVRGSRVKFDPDRIVMSGGATGAHETLAFCLANPGEAFLVPTPYYPGFDRDLKWRTGVQLLPVVCESSNNFNVTLEALEKAYDNATESNIKVKGLLLTNPSNPLGTFFDKETLETLVSFINDKNIHLICDEIYAGTVTSHNEFVSIAEILQESPNICKHNLIHIVYSLSKDMGFPGFRVGIIYSYNDTVVNIARKMSSFGLVSTQTQHMVASMLLDNDFVVKFINESRTRLENRHDMFTRELAQVGIGSLESNAGLFFWMDLRRFLKESTFESEMAFWRIIINEIKLNVSPGSSFHCSEPGWFRVCFANMDDETVTVAVSRITSFVLKNKMLEIKTKAKKQCWQKNLHLNLSSRRLEDILSPHSPLNSPMLRAQN from the exons ATGGAGGTTGCATTGAACAACAACAAGTTCTTATCCAATATTGCAACCAATGATGGGCATGGTGAAAACTCGCCTTATTTCGATGGTTGGAAGGCGTACGACACGAACCCTTACCATCCTCAAAACAACCCAACCGGTGTTATACAAATGGGTCTAGCCGAAAACCAACTCTGTTTCGATTTAATTCAAGAATGGATAGGGAGGCACCCTCAAGCTTCCATATGCACCCCACAAGGTGATTTTGGTTTCAAGGAGATTGCCATTTTTCAAGATTATCATGGATTGCCTCAGTTTAGAGCTGCAATTGCTAACTTCATGAGCCGAGTTCGAGGAAGTCGTGTGAAATTTGATCCTGATCGGATTGTTATGAGCGGTGGGGCCACCGGAGCTCATGAGACTCTGGCGTTTTGCTTGGCTAACCCTGGTGAAGCCTTTTTGGTGCCTACACCTTATTATCCGGG GTTTGATCGCGACTTGAAATGGCGAACTGGGGTCCAGCTTTTACCTGTCGTATGTGAAAGTTCGAACAACTTCAATGTCACACTCGAAGCCCTCGAAAAGGCTTACGACAACGCGACAGAATCGAACATCAAAGTCAAAGGTTTACTCTTAACAAACCCATCGAACCCTTTAGGTACATTCTTCGACAAGGAAACCTTAGAAACTCTTGTAAGTTTCATCAATGACAAAAACATTCATCTCATTTGCGACGAAATTTATGCTGGCACCGTAACTAGCCACAACGAATTCGTTAGCATAGCTGAAATTCTTCAAGAGTCTCCTAACATATGCAAACACAATTTAATCCACATTGTTTATAGTCTGTCCAAAGACATGGGCTTCCCTGGATTCAGGGTAGGAATAATTTATTCCTACAATGATACGGTCGTTAACATTGCTCGTAAAATGTCAAGTTTTGGGCTCGTGTCAACTCAAACTCAACATATGGTTGCATCAATGTTGTTAGACAATGATTTCGTTGTGAAATTTATTAACGAAAGCAGAACGAGGCTAGAAAATAGGCACGATATGTTCACAAGGGAACTAGCTCAAGTTGGAATTGGTAGTTTGGAGAGCAATGCCGGACTTTTCTTTTGGATGGACTTGAGACGTTTTTTAAAAGAGTCAACTTTTGAGTCAGAAATGGCGTTCTGGCGAATTATAATTAATGAAATTAAACTAAATGTTTCACCAGGCTCATCTTTTCATTGCTCTGAGCCTGGTTGGTTTCGTGTTTGTTTCGCTAATATGGACGATGAGACTGTTACAGTTGCGGTGAGTAGGATTACATCATTTGTGCTCAAAAACAAGATGCTCGAGATCAAGACGAAGGCCAAGAAACAATGTTGGCAGAAGAATCTGCACCTCAATTTATCTTCTCGAAGGCTTGAAGATATCCTTTCGCCTCACTCTCCTCTCAACTCGCCTATGCTTCGAGCTCAAAATTAG